A genomic region of Fodinisporobacter ferrooxydans contains the following coding sequences:
- a CDS encoding tetratricopeptide repeat protein: MFKKQFELLERAVGRIQQQLQTADADQKLYLAEELFALRNVCDSFLEKWIDFDEHCSDIIETYQLDQFASTTAAEVSDSSTSEWNQFLTKHMSTPIPKGSIAKFHEPLETSLHVRSFQKGVGFFQLLMYPEAIREFEHAVAQNQDHSTIARMYLAVACVMQGRREEARRHLKLLQHVANEPLVLATVYQAKGVLEAQERQYGDAIRHFSRAQEIMPELKDLSFNLGVCHFKTGKYVQALQQFMQAFRSNLEDLEAGELCAKLWRFLGYADEGKGYALQLVQRQPERSDFVCLLAELELELGNYEEAIKSYQKALSFDPACGRAYSGLGWIALWRGNTDKARAFVQKHLSIQPKSKEGLFYFGWLLIQQGELQKAQKVFETLLRYHAAEPYGLIGLSHIYGELGEASAARDLLHRVVRNKDPNIKRIALVHLGRIAMAQKQYEQSMRYLNAALGFDSHAVETLFYKGLNHYFMGDHERAQEYWSKCGELQPQSI; the protein is encoded by the coding sequence ATGTTTAAAAAGCAATTTGAACTTCTCGAACGTGCAGTTGGCAGAATTCAACAACAGCTGCAAACGGCTGACGCTGATCAAAAACTGTATTTGGCGGAAGAATTATTCGCGCTGCGGAATGTTTGCGACAGTTTTCTGGAAAAATGGATCGACTTTGACGAACATTGTTCAGACATTATTGAAACATATCAGTTGGATCAATTTGCATCGACAACTGCAGCCGAAGTGTCCGATTCTTCCACATCGGAATGGAATCAGTTTTTGACAAAACATATGTCAACTCCGATTCCCAAAGGATCGATAGCCAAGTTTCACGAACCGTTGGAAACGTCTTTACACGTCCGTTCCTTTCAAAAAGGTGTAGGGTTTTTTCAATTGTTGATGTATCCGGAAGCAATCCGGGAATTTGAACATGCCGTCGCACAGAATCAAGACCATTCGACTATTGCCCGCATGTATCTGGCCGTCGCCTGTGTGATGCAGGGGAGACGTGAGGAGGCGCGCAGACATCTAAAACTTTTACAACATGTGGCGAATGAACCCCTTGTATTAGCGACTGTATATCAGGCAAAAGGCGTTTTGGAGGCGCAGGAACGTCAGTATGGCGATGCGATTCGGCATTTTTCCCGGGCGCAGGAGATCATGCCGGAATTAAAAGACCTGTCTTTTAATTTGGGTGTTTGCCATTTTAAAACGGGAAAATACGTGCAGGCGCTGCAACAATTTATGCAAGCATTTCGCTCCAATCTGGAAGATTTGGAAGCAGGCGAATTATGTGCCAAATTATGGCGGTTCTTAGGGTACGCGGATGAGGGTAAAGGGTATGCGCTGCAGTTGGTGCAGCGGCAGCCGGAGCGCTCCGATTTTGTTTGCTTATTGGCAGAACTGGAACTTGAGCTTGGAAATTACGAAGAAGCTATAAAAAGCTATCAAAAAGCCTTATCCTTTGATCCTGCATGTGGACGGGCGTATTCCGGATTGGGATGGATTGCGTTATGGCGAGGAAACACGGATAAGGCCCGGGCATTTGTGCAAAAACACTTAAGCATCCAACCGAAAAGCAAAGAAGGGTTATTTTATTTTGGTTGGCTTTTGATACAACAGGGGGAACTGCAAAAAGCACAAAAGGTATTTGAGACGTTATTGCGGTATCATGCGGCAGAACCCTATGGACTGATTGGTCTTTCCCATATTTATGGCGAGTTGGGGGAAGCTTCCGCCGCGAGAGATCTATTGCATCGCGTGGTACGCAATAAAGATCCGAATATCAAACGCATCGCGCTGGTTCATTTGGGCCGGATCGCAATGGCGCAAAAACAGTACGAACAGTCCATGCGATATTTGAATGCTGCCTTGGGATTTGACAGTCATGCGGTTGAGACTTTATTCTATAAAGGATTAAACCATTATTTTATGGGAGATCATGAACGTGCGCAAGAGTATTGGAGCAAATGCGGGGAGCTTCAGCCACAATCGATTTGA
- the mtnA gene encoding S-methyl-5-thioribose-1-phosphate isomerase, giving the protein MLQSLKFYGTSIDILDQTKLPQEERWIHCTTAKEVARCIVDMNVRGAPAIGAAAAYGIAIAAQERKHFNAEDFVKSMNEVLDQMSQTRPTAVNLFWAIERMRGILNLPLATEEFVRRLVDEAEAIAREDIVVNRKIGENGETLIPSDARILTHCNTGTLATVEYGTALGVIRSAFAKGKVSQVYADETRPYLQGARLTAFELQAEHIPVTIVTDSMAGYLMQQNMVDLVIVGADRVASNGDTANKIGTYSLAVLANAHRIPFYVAAPMSTIDWSMTTGEAIEIEQRSSEEVLTFGGQRVAPLGVDALHPAFDVTPHRLITAIITENGVIHRPNSEAMKQLVKA; this is encoded by the coding sequence ATGTTACAATCATTAAAGTTTTACGGTACGTCAATCGATATACTGGATCAGACAAAACTGCCGCAGGAAGAACGCTGGATCCATTGTACGACTGCGAAAGAAGTGGCGCGTTGCATCGTCGATATGAACGTCCGCGGCGCGCCGGCGATCGGCGCGGCTGCCGCATATGGCATTGCAATCGCCGCACAGGAACGCAAGCATTTCAATGCGGAAGACTTTGTCAAGAGTATGAATGAAGTCCTGGATCAGATGAGTCAGACACGGCCGACCGCCGTGAATTTATTTTGGGCCATCGAGCGCATGCGGGGCATTCTGAACTTGCCTCTTGCGACAGAAGAATTCGTGCGTCGATTGGTTGATGAAGCAGAGGCGATTGCGCGGGAAGATATCGTCGTCAATCGCAAAATCGGCGAGAACGGAGAAACGCTGATTCCGTCAGATGCAAGGATATTGACGCATTGCAATACGGGCACACTGGCAACGGTCGAATACGGAACGGCCCTTGGGGTAATCCGTTCCGCATTTGCCAAAGGCAAAGTCAGTCAAGTGTATGCGGATGAAACTCGCCCCTATTTGCAGGGCGCCCGGTTGACCGCGTTTGAGCTGCAAGCGGAACATATTCCTGTAACGATTGTCACAGACAGTATGGCCGGCTATTTGATGCAGCAAAACATGGTGGATCTTGTAATTGTCGGCGCCGATCGGGTGGCAAGCAATGGAGATACAGCCAATAAAATCGGCACCTATTCCTTGGCGGTCCTTGCCAATGCCCACAGGATACCGTTCTATGTTGCTGCGCCGATGTCAACCATCGATTGGAGCATGACAACGGGTGAAGCTATCGAGATCGAACAACGCTCCAGCGAAGAAGTTCTGACGTTTGGCGGACAACGGGTGGCTCCGCTTGGAGTTGATGCACTGCATCCGGCATTTGATGTGACGCCGCATCGGTTGATCACTGCAATCATTACGGAAAACGGCGTAATCCATCGCCCAAATAGCGAAGCGATGAAACAACTGGTAAAAGCATAA
- the mtnP gene encoding S-methyl-5'-thioadenosine phosphorylase, producing the protein MSTIQTQASYGIIGGTGVYQPDLLEQPKQHSIATPYGDVSLHIGRLQGKTVAFMPRHGKGHAVPPHKVNYRANIWALRSIGVQQILATAAVGSLHAGLQPGSLVLVDQFIDFTKQRPVTFFEGEQGVVHIDMTDPYCGRLRGEVSKAADCLGIVLQASGTYVCTEGPRFETPAEIRMFAGFGGDVVGMTSVPEVVLAKEQEMCYATVAMVTNYCAGISKEALTHREVMEVMQANVANVRELFYQVIEDSSGERTCQCPHALHELGSLAK; encoded by the coding sequence ATGAGTACAATACAAACACAGGCAAGCTATGGGATTATCGGCGGAACGGGCGTTTACCAACCGGATTTGTTGGAGCAGCCCAAGCAACACTCGATCGCAACGCCGTATGGAGATGTTTCTTTACACATTGGCCGACTGCAAGGAAAAACGGTTGCTTTTATGCCAAGGCATGGAAAAGGACATGCGGTGCCGCCGCATAAAGTCAATTACCGGGCGAATATTTGGGCATTGCGGTCGATCGGCGTGCAACAAATATTGGCAACTGCTGCCGTTGGCTCATTGCACGCAGGGTTGCAACCGGGGTCTTTGGTGCTTGTCGACCAATTTATCGATTTTACGAAACAGCGGCCTGTCACATTTTTTGAAGGGGAACAAGGGGTTGTTCATATTGATATGACTGACCCGTATTGCGGACGGTTGCGAGGAGAAGTGTCCAAAGCTGCCGACTGTTTGGGGATTGTCCTGCAGGCATCAGGAACCTATGTATGCACAGAAGGACCGCGTTTTGAGACGCCTGCAGAGATTCGGATGTTTGCCGGCTTTGGCGGCGATGTTGTCGGCATGACTTCCGTTCCCGAAGTGGTGCTGGCAAAGGAGCAGGAAATGTGCTATGCCACTGTTGCCATGGTGACCAATTACTGTGCCGGCATTTCGAAGGAAGCTTTGACACACCGGGAAGTTATGGAAGTCATGCAGGCAAATGTGGCAAACGTTCGCGAACTGTTTTATCAAGTGATCGAAGATTCGTCAGGGGAAAGAACCTGTCAATGCCCACATGCTCTGCATGAGTTGGGATCGTTGGCAAAATAG
- the panD gene encoding aspartate 1-decarboxylase, protein MLRTMMKAKIHRARVTEANLNYVGSITIDEEILEAVDILPNEKVQIVNNNNGARLETYVIKGPRGSGVICLNGAAARLVQEGDIVIIISYALVDDKELPNFKPMIALMNEDNTIAEIIEEKHGQTV, encoded by the coding sequence ATGTTGCGTACAATGATGAAAGCAAAAATCCACCGTGCCCGCGTGACAGAAGCAAACTTGAATTACGTCGGGAGTATCACCATCGATGAAGAGATTTTGGAAGCTGTTGATATTCTGCCTAATGAAAAAGTGCAAATTGTCAACAATAACAATGGCGCTCGTTTGGAAACTTACGTGATCAAAGGCCCGCGGGGCTCCGGAGTGATTTGTCTGAACGGTGCGGCAGCCCGATTGGTGCAGGAAGGGGATATTGTGATCATTATTTCCTATGCCTTGGTCGATGATAAGGAGTTGCCGAATTTTAAGCCAATGATTGCTTTGATGAATGAAGATAACACGATTGCGGAAATTATTGAGGAAAAACATGGACAGACGGTATAA
- a CDS encoding helicase C-terminal domain-containing protein — protein sequence MLDCYSVLIWQEPMARDAQTEHWTFTVGIVKQEQIVEQCSFSEHHGDASQFLKMTQQYPMVTACDLEMIHMIRTWCEDEGYTFPSNAFIHLPTVAAYVWPAMQFQSFSDVVEQLQRSHSLNPEHLDEADIVINVFQMIQHTIAEWPYLLLQQIMELSSMVDSGYHLVVQTIFQKTSSLTHLQAPEGRQIIQQLLFRERVIQEKTERESVPFVVSDCLDSMAADGPMKQLFPSYQPRQGQLEMLHQVALALNDGQHLIVEAGTGTGKSLAYLIPAAQFAASSDEKVIVATHTIHLQTQLLERDVPLVEQLLQLPVQFAVLKGRNNYVCMRKVATSLNTLGLLSDKNIAAFLMKMLVWLKDTPAGDREELPLSFDGQELWAQIQSEAETCINKKCPWFKYCYYHRAKAAASGADVVITNHSLVLTDLKADHNILPGYDHLIFDEAHHLEDGATKHLGTEIHYYRVMGILNRLHKDGKTGQLPLLKQTFTRVFHTEPERMAAWTNKIDSVMQDCLTLRQATEEMFDLLSQFVASHTGSSDGGRSVLRIRANDRKEESWQPIGLSFDNFQVTLQSLRKHIKGLEAGLEDLESEELEGMIEDAIGLAKEVDRIWEDMTNFYQATDENTVTWIEREDRGHKGIVGIYTAPIDVGPLLDQMLFSKKQSIILTSATFTVNKGFQHAVQRLGLLRSQKEEELQTLTVESPFRYSEQALLCVPTDMPGMTEEPELFIRELCDTLVKLGRISKGRMLVLFTSYKMMHEVYKQSFDAFQQFGIALFAQGINSSNRHHLIQTFKNHEQAVLFGTSSFWEGVDIPGEQLSCLAIVRLPFWPPNHPVIEARTELLKAKGHNAFSEYAVPQAIVRFKQGFGRLVRSTQDVGAVVVFDRRIVDSSYGKRFIQSLPKPRMFQGTRREIYAAVYHWLRP from the coding sequence ATGTTAGACTGCTACTCAGTGCTTATATGGCAAGAACCAATGGCAAGAGATGCCCAAACGGAGCATTGGACATTTACCGTGGGAATTGTGAAACAGGAGCAGATCGTGGAACAGTGCTCCTTTTCGGAACATCATGGCGATGCGAGTCAGTTTTTAAAGATGACGCAACAGTATCCTATGGTGACCGCCTGCGATTTGGAAATGATTCATATGATACGGACCTGGTGTGAAGATGAGGGGTATACATTTCCAAGCAATGCCTTCATTCATCTCCCGACAGTGGCGGCATACGTTTGGCCTGCCATGCAGTTTCAGTCATTTTCAGATGTCGTGGAGCAACTACAGCGCAGCCATTCGTTAAATCCGGAACATTTGGATGAAGCAGATATCGTCATCAATGTTTTTCAAATGATCCAGCATACGATTGCTGAATGGCCCTATCTTCTGCTGCAGCAGATCATGGAACTATCGTCTATGGTAGATTCCGGTTACCATCTGGTCGTGCAAACGATTTTTCAAAAAACTTCCTCTCTTACACATCTGCAAGCGCCAGAAGGCCGTCAAATCATTCAACAATTGTTATTCCGGGAGCGAGTCATTCAAGAGAAAACAGAAAGGGAGTCTGTTCCATTTGTCGTCAGTGATTGCCTGGATTCTATGGCAGCAGATGGACCGATGAAGCAACTGTTTCCCTCCTACCAGCCGCGGCAAGGACAGTTGGAAATGCTTCACCAGGTAGCACTGGCGCTGAACGATGGTCAGCATTTGATTGTAGAAGCGGGCACTGGCACTGGGAAATCGCTTGCGTATTTGATTCCGGCCGCACAGTTTGCCGCAAGTTCTGATGAAAAAGTCATTGTCGCCACGCATACCATTCATCTGCAAACACAGTTGTTGGAGCGGGACGTTCCCTTAGTCGAACAACTCCTGCAGCTTCCCGTACAATTTGCGGTGCTGAAAGGCCGGAACAATTACGTGTGCATGCGTAAAGTAGCGACATCATTGAATACACTTGGGCTTCTTTCTGACAAAAACATAGCGGCGTTTCTGATGAAAATGCTCGTGTGGCTAAAAGATACGCCAGCCGGCGACAGAGAAGAACTTCCGCTCTCGTTTGATGGACAGGAGCTGTGGGCGCAAATCCAGAGCGAAGCGGAAACTTGCATTAACAAAAAATGCCCGTGGTTTAAATATTGTTATTATCATCGTGCCAAGGCGGCTGCAAGTGGCGCTGATGTCGTCATTACCAATCATTCCCTTGTTCTGACCGATTTAAAAGCAGACCATAACATTTTGCCGGGATACGACCACTTAATTTTCGATGAGGCACATCATTTGGAAGACGGTGCAACCAAACATCTCGGAACGGAAATCCATTATTATCGCGTCATGGGCATATTGAACCGTTTGCACAAAGATGGGAAAACAGGCCAATTGCCTTTGCTTAAACAAACGTTCACACGCGTGTTTCATACAGAGCCGGAACGAATGGCGGCATGGACAAACAAAATCGATTCTGTCATGCAAGATTGTTTGACTCTGCGCCAAGCAACTGAGGAGATGTTTGACCTTTTGTCCCAATTTGTGGCAAGCCATACCGGGTCATCAGACGGCGGACGTTCTGTGCTGCGCATCCGCGCAAATGACCGCAAGGAAGAAAGTTGGCAGCCGATCGGCTTGTCCTTCGATAACTTTCAAGTGACACTGCAGTCTTTGCGCAAACATATCAAAGGACTGGAAGCAGGACTAGAGGACCTGGAATCGGAAGAATTGGAAGGCATGATCGAGGATGCGATCGGATTGGCGAAGGAAGTTGACCGGATCTGGGAAGATATGACCAACTTCTACCAGGCAACAGATGAAAATACGGTCACATGGATTGAACGTGAAGACAGAGGCCATAAAGGGATTGTCGGTATCTATACAGCACCGATTGATGTTGGTCCGCTGCTTGATCAAATGCTTTTTTCGAAAAAGCAGTCCATTATTCTGACATCTGCTACGTTTACTGTCAACAAAGGATTCCAACATGCTGTGCAGCGACTTGGTCTTTTGCGATCGCAAAAAGAAGAAGAGTTGCAAACATTAACGGTTGAATCGCCCTTTCGCTATTCCGAGCAGGCGTTATTATGTGTGCCGACAGACATGCCGGGCATGACAGAGGAGCCGGAACTGTTTATACGGGAATTATGTGACACGCTGGTCAAGCTTGGCCGTATCAGCAAAGGACGAATGCTCGTCCTGTTCACATCCTATAAAATGATGCATGAAGTTTACAAACAATCCTTTGACGCCTTTCAACAATTCGGGATTGCGTTATTCGCACAAGGGATCAATAGTTCCAATCGCCATCATTTAATCCAGACATTTAAAAATCATGAACAAGCGGTGTTATTCGGGACGAGCAGCTTCTGGGAAGGTGTGGATATTCCAGGCGAGCAGTTGTCCTGTCTGGCAATTGTCCGCCTGCCTTTCTGGCCGCCGAATCATCCGGTCATCGAAGCCCGTACAGAACTGCTGAAAGCAAAAGGCCATAACGCATTTTCTGAATATGCGGTACCGCAAGCCATTGTACGCTTCAAGCAGGGATTTGGCAGATTGGTTCGCTCCACGCAAGATGTCGGTGCTGTTGTCGTATTTGATCGAAGAATTGTCGATTCTTCCTATGGCAAACGATTTATCCAATCCCTTCCCAAGCCGCGCATGTTTCAAGGGACAAGACGGGAAATCTATGCGGCTGTCTATCATTGGCTGCGGCCGTAA
- a CDS encoding redox-sensing transcriptional repressor Rex has product MQSKTPKISEAVVRRLPIYLRYLQHLFDMNIRTVSSHELGQKLDMNPAQIRKDLAYFGEFGRKGIGYEVIYLIEKIKQILKLDRTIRVALVGAGHLGIAISNYNQYLKENLTITAIFDTDPKKVGTSIGAMNIYHLDELSAIVAKQEIEMGIITVPAFAAQEVVNKLVAAGVRTILNFAPVTLKVPANVHLRNADLTTELQSLAYYL; this is encoded by the coding sequence CTGCAATCCAAAACTCCAAAAATATCAGAAGCAGTTGTACGAAGATTACCGATTTATCTGAGGTATTTGCAACATTTGTTCGATATGAATATCCGGACGGTATCCTCTCATGAACTAGGGCAAAAATTAGACATGAATCCGGCTCAAATTCGGAAAGATCTTGCATATTTTGGCGAATTTGGGCGAAAAGGCATCGGGTATGAAGTCATTTACTTAATAGAAAAAATCAAACAGATCTTGAAACTGGATCGTACCATTCGAGTGGCTCTTGTAGGGGCAGGACATCTTGGGATTGCCATCAGCAATTATAATCAGTATTTAAAAGAAAACCTGACGATTACGGCCATCTTTGATACAGATCCGAAAAAAGTGGGTACAAGCATCGGCGCCATGAATATCTATCATTTGGATGAATTGTCAGCGATCGTCGCAAAACAAGAGATTGAGATGGGAATTATTACAGTTCCTGCATTTGCTGCACAGGAAGTCGTGAACAAACTTGTCGCTGCCGGTGTTCGAACCATCTTGAATTTTGCGCCTGTCACGCTCAAGGTACCCGCCAATGTTCATTTGCGCAACGCGGATTTGACGACAGAGTTGCAAAGTCTTGCCTATTATTTGTAA